The Lysinibacillus pakistanensis genome includes a window with the following:
- a CDS encoding TetR/AcrR family transcriptional regulator, with amino-acid sequence MPSSTFFNLPKEKKLKILEVSMAEFSEHGYQESSISSIIKKAEIPRGSFYQYFEDKLDLYKYVVEQVGIKKHEYSQYLTQITSEMKFIDIVRNLFIGGIHFYRKHPDMAKIANDLILNSDQDLKKSLLGEEDKKSNEFFHTLINESKKKHEIDQRLNNETIILLIQTLNLSLVQNFINKSGNDYFDDKLFSLIDEMMLFLEKGLSIPIQGKEKNF; translated from the coding sequence TTGCCATCTTCAACATTTTTTAACCTACCCAAAGAGAAGAAATTAAAGATTTTAGAAGTTAGTATGGCTGAATTCTCTGAGCATGGTTATCAAGAGTCCAGTATCTCAAGCATTATTAAGAAAGCTGAAATTCCTAGGGGGAGTTTTTATCAATACTTCGAAGACAAACTTGATTTGTATAAGTATGTAGTTGAACAAGTAGGCATCAAAAAACACGAGTACTCCCAATATTTAACCCAGATAACTAGTGAAATGAAATTTATTGATATTGTAAGGAACCTATTTATTGGGGGAATTCATTTTTACCGTAAGCATCCTGATATGGCCAAAATTGCAAACGACCTTATCTTAAATTCCGATCAAGATTTGAAAAAATCACTACTTGGGGAAGAAGATAAAAAGAGTAATGAATTTTTTCATACATTAATTAATGAGAGTAAGAAGAAACATGAAATTGATCAGAGATTAAATAATGAAACAATCATTTTGCTTATTCAAACTCTTAACCTGTCACTTGTTCAAAATTTCATCAACAAATCTGGCAACGATTATTTTGATGATAAGCTATTTTCTTTAATTGATGAAATGATGTTGTTCTTAGAAAAAGGTCTATCAATCCCAATACAAGGGAAGGAGAAAAACTTTTGA
- a CDS encoding alpha/beta hydrolase, with product MNISLNKTKMLLALLILLVTITGCTTKNPVSSNEDQSISNQNQSTASKTETINETSLAEMTNIPLNPPVEYDPAWPDRTIKSSRGHLVNSCVPDELRDQATTLTTSDGVYLSALVLGSGNKGVLLAHEQGYSICSFLDIGTELADNGYLVIIPEYRNHGASQKIQVNEHIELDADAALNELKRMGAKKVFLAGASCGGTTAIVAGVRQELPIEGLIILSSPAQCSNLDAIPSVKEIKAPSLFVFSPGDYGGSIEKHVRQLYQESRATDKELIVDESGYHGTDMYHMGQDGDVLKSLLIDFVKEEFK from the coding sequence ATGAACATATCTTTAAACAAAACAAAAATGTTACTTGCATTACTCATTTTGTTAGTAACAATTACAGGCTGCACCACAAAAAATCCTGTATCTTCTAATGAAGATCAATCTATATCTAATCAAAACCAAAGTACTGCTTCTAAAACCGAGACCATAAATGAAACGTCACTTGCAGAAATGACGAACATACCATTAAACCCACCGGTTGAGTATGATCCTGCCTGGCCAGATCGAACGATAAAGTCTTCTAGAGGGCATCTTGTGAATAGTTGTGTTCCAGATGAGCTACGCGATCAAGCAACTACATTGACAACCAGTGATGGGGTATATTTGTCGGCACTTGTGCTTGGTAGCGGAAATAAAGGAGTCCTGCTTGCACACGAGCAAGGTTATTCCATTTGCTCTTTTCTTGACATAGGAACTGAACTGGCAGATAACGGATATTTAGTTATTATTCCTGAATATCGTAATCACGGTGCCTCACAGAAGATCCAAGTTAATGAACATATAGAGCTTGATGCAGATGCAGCCTTAAACGAACTCAAACGAATGGGTGCTAAAAAAGTATTTTTGGCAGGAGCATCATGTGGTGGTACAACAGCAATCGTTGCAGGCGTTCGTCAAGAGCTTCCTATTGAGGGACTAATTATTCTTTCTTCTCCTGCACAATGTTCAAACCTTGATGCAATTCCAAGTGTCAAAGAGATTAAAGCGCCATCCTTGTTTGTTTTTTCACCTGGTGATTATGGAGGCAGTATTGAAAAACATGTGCGTCAATTATATCAAGAATCTAGAGCAACTGATAAAGAGCTAATTGTGGACGAGAGCGGTTATCACGGAACAGATATGTACCATATGGGGCAGGATGGTGACGTATTAAAGTCCCTACTCATTGACTTTGTTAAAGAGGAATTTAAATGA
- a CDS encoding TraR/DksA C4-type zinc finger protein encodes MLNEKKISKLKNMLIEQKYSLQRRMDTDDEYLERGSLRDSVDELSTIDNHPADLGTELYEREKDMALKVHDDDELAKVNAALQKIEDGTYGVCEVCQQDIPYDRLVALPYTAFCIEHTAKDVPTDRPVEEQVMLPPVDNSFSGRDDKDDIHDYEDVFQVVAKYGTSESPSDFEGDFENYDELYEDPEEIAVNDEWDSYHISETDELTRQVSIQEVEHARKFDYLED; translated from the coding sequence ATTCTAAATGAGAAGAAGATATCAAAGTTAAAAAATATGTTAATTGAGCAAAAATACTCGCTCCAACGAAGAATGGATACAGATGATGAATATTTAGAACGAGGAAGTTTACGGGATTCTGTTGATGAGTTGTCAACCATCGATAATCATCCAGCAGATCTAGGTACTGAATTATACGAACGTGAAAAAGATATGGCGTTAAAAGTCCATGACGATGATGAGTTAGCAAAAGTAAATGCCGCCTTACAAAAGATTGAGGATGGAACCTATGGTGTATGTGAAGTTTGTCAACAAGATATCCCTTACGATCGATTGGTAGCACTGCCTTATACCGCTTTTTGTATTGAACATACTGCAAAAGACGTTCCAACAGATCGACCGGTTGAAGAGCAAGTGATGCTTCCTCCAGTTGACAATTCTTTTTCTGGCCGAGATGACAAGGATGATATTCATGATTATGAAGATGTGTTTCAAGTTGTGGCAAAATATGGAACCTCTGAATCACCGTCCGATTTTGAAGGGGATTTTGAAAATTATGATGAATTATATGAAGACCCTGAAGAAATTGCCGTTAATGATGAATGGGATTCCTACCATATCTCCGAAACAGATGAATTAACACGCCAAGTTTCCATTCAGGAAGTAGAACACGCGAGAAAATTTGACTATTTAGAGGATTAA
- a CDS encoding MepB family protein — protein MNEFNKTLTFVNELLYEPNHLTIKNIREESQNSDYGAGVFQLNSKSVRFRVAKITPNKVGQFVSFWEKDEANKNQAFSYDNATDLLVINTFNNTGDFGQFVFPKEVLLKQNILKTANTKGKMAIRVYPSWDTPTSKQAIATKKWQSPYFVKMEATTRLSIHELLKLYSF, from the coding sequence ATGAATGAATTTAATAAAACGTTGACATTTGTAAATGAATTACTTTATGAACCGAATCATTTAACTATAAAAAACATCCGAGAGGAATCCCAAAATTCTGATTACGGGGCTGGGGTATTTCAGTTAAATTCTAAATCTGTTAGATTTAGAGTCGCAAAAATAACACCTAACAAGGTGGGACAGTTTGTTTCCTTTTGGGAAAAGGATGAAGCTAATAAAAATCAAGCATTTTCATATGATAATGCCACTGATTTACTGGTAATAAACACTTTTAATAATACTGGTGATTTTGGCCAATTTGTTTTTCCAAAAGAAGTTCTTTTAAAACAAAACATCCTTAAAACGGCTAATACAAAGGGGAAAATGGCTATTAGAGTTTATCCTAGTTGGGATACTCCCACCAGCAAACAAGCAATAGCAACTAAAAAGTGGCAATCACCATATTTTGTTAAAATGGAAGCTACTACTCGTTTATCAATTCATGAGCTATTAAAATTATACTCCTTCTAA